The Marinilongibacter aquaticus genome has a window encoding:
- the traN gene encoding conjugative transposon protein TraN, translated as MRKSSTPWLLSLLLILSESHPAGAQKSLPSTMTLQVTYSKTSNLVFPTDIQSVDRGSRDILVQKAPGVENVLQLKAAKRSFPETNLTVITTDGKLHGFLVNYSSEPVDLNFSIAGTPENLVHFTDQGANLSQIRFDSDLIAASKKHGAIKRSRDHGMELRAQGLYIRDRTLYCPVSIENGSPVDYDLQQLHFFIRDRKRAKRAASQELEIKPLFVKGHVETIPGKTRRPMVFALPKLTLPNRKYLVLELTEKNGGRHLNLKFRNKEILRARPVKDIHER; from the coding sequence ATGAGAAAGTCAAGTACCCCCTGGCTGTTGAGCCTCTTGCTGATCCTGTCGGAAAGCCATCCGGCGGGGGCACAGAAAAGCCTACCTTCGACAATGACCCTTCAGGTCACCTATTCTAAGACAAGCAACCTTGTATTCCCCACCGATATTCAGAGTGTCGACCGGGGCAGCCGTGACATCTTGGTACAGAAGGCCCCCGGAGTGGAGAATGTGCTTCAGCTCAAGGCCGCAAAAAGGAGCTTCCCGGAAACAAACCTGACAGTGATCACCACCGACGGGAAGCTGCACGGATTTCTGGTCAACTACTCCTCCGAGCCCGTAGACCTGAATTTCTCCATTGCCGGGACACCGGAGAACCTCGTCCACTTTACCGATCAGGGGGCCAACCTGTCCCAAATACGCTTCGATTCGGACCTGATTGCCGCCTCAAAAAAACACGGGGCGATAAAAAGGAGCCGTGATCACGGGATGGAGTTACGGGCACAGGGCCTCTACATCCGGGACAGGACGCTCTATTGCCCCGTATCCATAGAGAACGGCAGCCCTGTCGACTACGACCTCCAACAGTTGCATTTTTTCATTCGGGACAGAAAAAGGGCCAAACGTGCGGCCAGTCAGGAATTGGAGATAAAACCCCTGTTCGTCAAGGGCCATGTGGAGACAATCCCCGGCAAGACCCGCCGGCCGATGGTCTTCGCCCTTCCAAAGCTCACGCTTCCGAACCGGAAATACCTGGTTTTGGAACTCACCGAAAAAAACGGTGGCAGGCATTTGAACCTGAAATTCCGCAACAAGGAAATACTCAGGGCAAGACCCGTCAAGGATATCCACGAGCGGTAG
- the traM gene encoding conjugative transposon protein TraM, whose product MEKSTEKKVNGKFYTLLPLLALPFISLVFWALGGGHSGEDNAEKTVHDGLMLSLPDAVLPEDGQLTKMDFYNRAFTDSMKLQELIRSDPNYRKAVPDDGPGPSPAPFGLNSSLDSRTGYNRETEKEIERELDFIERQLNSPYPAKVPYKETPTAPPALTSPPSTSAGIDRLEEMMASMSGTGAENGEMRQLGDMLETILDIQHPERVEERHRNREPGPQGQRVILDEGPVTVSEWDRQAYDSVPSDPTEISGTGESNGFFSWSGEYRTSSRSESISAVIDRGQKVMEGSTVRLRLTSGIRIGRTPVPEGHLLYGTARLSGERLKVQIESIGFEGKIYPTRLSVHDLDGLEGIFVPGSMTRQVAKRSAAKGIDTFGLSSLDPSFSTRIASAGIEAAKDLLSKKAKRTEITLRAGHRVILVDRSQKLSY is encoded by the coding sequence ATGGAAAAATCAACTGAAAAAAAAGTGAACGGAAAGTTCTACACCCTGCTTCCCCTGCTGGCCCTGCCCTTCATCAGCCTTGTTTTCTGGGCTTTGGGCGGCGGGCATTCGGGAGAGGACAATGCGGAAAAAACAGTGCACGACGGGCTCATGCTGAGCTTGCCCGATGCCGTCCTTCCGGAAGATGGGCAACTGACCAAGATGGATTTCTACAACAGGGCATTCACGGATTCGATGAAACTGCAGGAACTGATAAGAAGTGACCCCAATTACCGAAAGGCCGTTCCCGACGATGGTCCGGGCCCTTCCCCCGCCCCATTCGGCCTCAACAGTTCCCTCGACAGCCGTACCGGGTACAACAGGGAGACCGAGAAGGAAATAGAACGGGAACTCGACTTTATCGAAAGGCAGCTCAACTCTCCATATCCGGCCAAAGTACCTTACAAAGAAACGCCAACCGCCCCTCCGGCCTTAACTTCACCGCCCTCCACTTCTGCCGGTATCGACCGTTTGGAAGAAATGATGGCCTCCATGTCCGGCACGGGGGCCGAAAACGGGGAGATGCGGCAACTCGGCGACATGCTGGAAACCATTCTGGACATCCAGCATCCCGAAAGGGTGGAAGAAAGGCACAGGAACCGCGAGCCCGGGCCCCAGGGCCAGCGGGTCATCCTGGACGAGGGGCCGGTCACGGTTTCCGAGTGGGACAGGCAGGCATACGACAGCGTGCCATCGGACCCGACAGAAATTTCCGGAACCGGTGAATCCAACGGTTTTTTCTCCTGGAGCGGGGAATATCGCACCTCTTCCCGGAGCGAAAGCATCTCGGCCGTCATCGACCGTGGGCAAAAGGTCATGGAAGGTTCCACGGTGAGGCTGAGGCTCACCAGCGGAATCAGGATAGGCCGAACTCCGGTCCCTGAGGGACATTTGCTTTACGGCACTGCCCGACTGAGCGGAGAAAGGCTGAAGGTCCAAATCGAGAGCATCGGCTTTGAGGGCAAAATATACCCCACCCGGTTGTCGGTCCACGACCTGGACGGTCTGGAAGGGATTTTTGTTCCGGGCTCCATGACCCGCCAAGTGGCCAAACGGTCTGCGGCCAAAGGCATCGACACGTTTGGACTGAGCAGCCTTGACCCTTCCTTTTCCACACGGATCGCTTCGGCGGGTATCGAAGCGGCCAAGGACCTGTTGTCCAAAAAGGCAAAGCGGACCGAAATCACCCTTCGTGCGGGCCACCGGGTGATACTGGTCGACCGCTCCCAAAAATTATCGTATTGA
- the traK gene encoding conjugative transposon protein TraK yields the protein MFRKMKNIDTAFRHVRTFTLAVILACVLISGYSIHQSMRSIARMQSRIYVLDHGKALQAYSSESKDNLPVEARDHIKVFHHYFFTLDPDDKVIRENMAKALYLADASAKRSYDILKENGYYAGLISGNISQGVQMDSISLNVDHYPYGFRYYGKQRIVRPISTTTRSLVTEGQLRSVSRSDNNPHGFLIERWSTVENRELGTENRTPR from the coding sequence ATGTTCAGAAAAATGAAAAACATCGATACGGCCTTTCGGCATGTACGGACCTTCACACTGGCGGTCATCCTGGCCTGTGTGCTCATCAGCGGCTACAGTATCCATCAAAGTATGCGGTCGATCGCACGCATGCAGTCCAGGATTTATGTGCTGGACCACGGAAAGGCCCTTCAGGCCTATTCATCCGAAAGCAAGGACAACCTCCCTGTCGAGGCACGGGACCACATAAAGGTATTCCACCATTATTTCTTCACCCTGGATCCGGACGACAAGGTCATCCGGGAGAACATGGCCAAGGCCCTTTACCTGGCCGACGCATCGGCCAAAAGGAGCTACGACATCCTGAAGGAAAACGGCTACTATGCCGGACTGATCTCGGGAAACATCAGTCAGGGCGTCCAAATGGACAGCATAAGCCTGAATGTCGACCACTACCCCTATGGATTCCGGTACTACGGGAAGCAAAGGATAGTCCGTCCCATCAGCACCACGACCCGAAGCCTGGTCACCGAAGGGCAGCTACGCAGTGTGTCACGGAGCGACAACAATCCCCACGGGTTCCTTATCGAAAGGTGGAGCACGGTTGAAAACAGGGAATTGGGCACCGAGAACAGAACGCCGCGTTAG
- the traJ gene encoding conjugative transposon protein TraJ, whose protein sequence is MKNYKTGTLSALALGILPLTVSAQGPEAYVGGLQAVLDELYGQMIPLCSGLIGISRGIAGFAAIWYIAARVWKHISNAEPVDLYPLFRPFAIGFCIMVFPTVLSMINGIMKPAVSASALLVKDSNRAVTELLKMKEEALMKTDGWHMYVGIDGQGDRERWYRYTHTGQSQGEGVLDRIGNDIKFAMAKASYSFRNSVKEWMSEILELLFESSALCINTLRTFQLIVLSILGPLVFGLSVFDGFQHTLTVWIARYINVFLWLPVANIFGAIIGKIQENMLKLDLSQIGQTGDTFFSRTDAGYLIFLIIGIAGYFTVPSVANYIVHAGGGSALTQKVTRLFSSSARGAVGSGAAGFGMAADAVGHTFGNSGGGMASSGQSEGYFRNEGRGSRP, encoded by the coding sequence ATGAAAAACTACAAAACCGGAACGCTTTCGGCCCTTGCCCTCGGGATATTGCCTCTGACCGTATCCGCCCAGGGACCGGAAGCTTATGTCGGGGGCCTACAAGCCGTACTCGACGAGCTTTACGGACAGATGATACCCCTGTGCAGCGGCCTGATCGGCATAAGTCGGGGCATTGCGGGATTTGCGGCCATATGGTATATCGCTGCAAGGGTCTGGAAACATATTTCCAATGCCGAACCGGTAGATCTCTACCCCCTTTTCAGGCCCTTTGCGATAGGCTTCTGCATAATGGTCTTCCCTACGGTCCTCTCGATGATCAACGGGATCATGAAACCGGCGGTCAGTGCCTCGGCCCTACTTGTGAAAGATTCCAACAGGGCGGTCACGGAGCTGCTGAAAATGAAGGAGGAGGCCCTGATGAAAACCGATGGATGGCACATGTACGTCGGCATCGACGGACAGGGGGACCGGGAGAGGTGGTACAGGTACACGCATACGGGCCAGAGTCAAGGGGAAGGTGTCCTGGACCGGATAGGAAACGACATAAAATTCGCCATGGCCAAGGCCTCCTACAGTTTCCGCAATTCGGTGAAAGAATGGATGAGCGAGATACTCGAACTGCTTTTCGAGTCGTCGGCCCTTTGCATCAATACCCTTCGCACATTCCAGCTCATCGTCCTGTCCATTCTGGGACCTCTGGTATTCGGCCTTTCGGTATTCGACGGATTCCAACATACCCTCACCGTTTGGATCGCCCGTTACATCAACGTCTTCCTTTGGCTTCCCGTGGCCAATATATTCGGGGCCATAATTGGCAAAATACAGGAAAACATGCTGAAACTGGACTTGTCCCAAATTGGACAAACGGGCGATACCTTTTTCAGCCGCACCGATGCGGGCTATCTCATATTCCTTATCATAGGCATAGCGGGCTATTTCACCGTGCCCTCGGTGGCCAACTACATAGTCCATGCCGGTGGCGGCAGTGCCCTTACCCAAAAGGTGACACGGCTCTTTTCTTCTTCCGCCCGAGGTGCAGTCGGCAGCGGTGCCGCCGGATTCGGCATGGCGGCCGATGCCGTGGGCCATACTTTCGGAAACTCGGGGGGCGGAATGGCCTCCAGTGGGCAGTCCGAAGGCTATTTCAGAAACGAAGGCCGCGGGAGCCGTCCTTAA
- a CDS encoding TerB family tellurite resistance protein → MKRTVLMLLILGPLSVPIGPLAAQQTEIAQLLLNLEKLRQFRAILDQMKQGYQILTGGYNAVIAVTEGNFRLHKAFLDGLLEVNPYVSGHERVKGIIARQAKLMEECSWAGKVFGNDRNFTREELTLIQEVHGNLAKKSLDDLKELADLVTAGKMRMSDDQRLKAIDRVFGQMEDKLMFLRHFNGQASLLALQRARERKERLNVQKIYGLDD, encoded by the coding sequence ATGAAAAGAACAGTGCTCATGCTTTTGATTTTGGGGCCACTATCCGTGCCCATCGGCCCGCTTGCGGCCCAACAGACGGAAATCGCCCAGCTTTTGCTCAACCTGGAAAAGCTCAGGCAATTCCGTGCCATTCTTGACCAGATGAAACAGGGCTATCAAATCCTTACCGGGGGCTACAATGCGGTAATCGCGGTCACGGAAGGGAATTTCAGGCTGCACAAAGCCTTTCTGGACGGTCTTTTGGAAGTAAACCCCTATGTATCGGGCCACGAACGCGTCAAGGGCATCATTGCCCGACAGGCAAAGCTGATGGAGGAATGCTCATGGGCGGGAAAGGTTTTCGGAAACGACCGCAACTTCACCCGTGAAGAACTGACCCTGATCCAAGAGGTTCACGGGAACCTTGCCAAAAAGAGCCTTGACGACCTGAAAGAGCTGGCCGACCTGGTCACGGCGGGCAAAATGCGTATGAGCGACGACCAGAGGCTGAAAGCCATTGACCGTGTGTTCGGCCAAATGGAGGACAAGCTCATGTTCCTGAGGCATTTCAACGGGCAGGCCTCCCTGTTGGCCCTCCAAAGAGCCCGGGAGAGAAAGGAAAGACTGAACGTGCAAAAGATTTACGGACTGGACGATTGA
- a CDS encoding conjugal transfer protein TraI — MKRNLGLVLMTVVLSAAPTGTLRAANPIIEIIKAAVIKVIKALDLVIQQLQNKTIWLQNAQKELENILSESKLKEIADWAERQRQQYREYYQELRQVKKAISDYHRVKTVLDTQRALVAEYGRMWNLLRVDGNFTADELSHMAGVYGGILSESLKNVDHISLILKDMATQMTDADRMELIDAAGRRIERNYDDLRLFNRQNILLSLQRARARQELRSLRKAYGLQ; from the coding sequence ATGAAAAGGAATTTGGGACTGGTCCTCATGACCGTCGTGCTGTCGGCAGCCCCGACAGGTACCCTTCGGGCGGCAAACCCCATCATTGAAATCATCAAGGCCGCGGTCATCAAGGTCATCAAGGCCCTGGACCTGGTCATTCAGCAACTGCAGAACAAGACCATCTGGCTCCAGAACGCCCAGAAGGAGCTGGAGAATATCCTTTCGGAGTCAAAGCTCAAGGAGATTGCCGATTGGGCAGAAAGGCAAAGGCAGCAATACCGTGAGTATTATCAGGAGCTCCGGCAGGTCAAAAAGGCGATTTCCGACTACCACCGTGTCAAAACGGTGCTGGACACCCAAAGGGCGTTGGTGGCGGAGTATGGCCGGATGTGGAACCTCTTGCGGGTGGACGGAAACTTTACCGCCGACGAGCTCTCCCATATGGCCGGCGTGTACGGGGGCATTTTGAGCGAAAGCCTCAAAAACGTGGACCACATATCCCTTATCCTCAAGGACATGGCCACCCAAATGACCGATGCCGACCGCATGGAACTCATCGATGCGGCGGGCAGGCGAATAGAGCGGAATTACGACGACCTCAGGCTTTTCAACCGGCAAAACATCCTGTTGAGCCTGCAGAGGGCCAGGGCCAGGCAGGAGCTGCGGTCACTCAGGAAAGCATACGGACTTCAATGA
- a CDS encoding TraG family conjugative transposon ATPase, whose protein sequence is MERELEDISPIMDIENDCILSKQGDITLAFKVDLPEIFTLSDQEYETLHQTWVKALRILPPSTVFHKQDWFLEDAYRPEFQKAGTSFLNRSSDLFFNERPFLDHSCYLMLTRKPSGRTASSSLFSGLLRKSIVPRQTLDRGLLEDFMDTCGQFRKILEDSGLVSLHRMGDRDLRSGHDRQGLIERYFFPSPNGERSMIGDIQFGGGLQIADRHCQLYTLADAGDLPSVCGSRTDYDRYSTDRSSFSVGFAANLGQLLSCNHVYNQYIFIQEARRTIRRLESKRLRLQSLSAYSRENLIARDAANDFLNEALARQRMPVKAHFNILAWTRDPDGIKPLKNRVASALARMDATCKVETLGAPQIFWAGIPGNAGDFPMNDTFDTFAQQASCFLNMETGYRSSLSPVGLRLGDRLTGRPIHVDISDEPLERGICTNRNKFILGPSGSGKSFFTNHMLRSYYEQGTHIVLVDVGHSYRGLCQMVGGHYFTYSEEDPIRFNPFHIGPGDSLDTEKRESIKTLLLALWKKDDEEFKRSEYVALSNALNGYFEHLGKCPHVPACFDSFYDYLTENYLGLLSRDKVKEKDFDIDNFLYVLRPYYKGGEFDYLLNARENRDLLHERFIVFELDNIKDHPILFPVVTIIIMEVFINKMRKMQGVRKMILIEEAWKALMKEGFAEYIKYLFKTVRKFFGEAVVVTQEVEDIISSRVVKQAIINNSDCKILLDQSKYRNKFDQIQELLGLTDKERALVLSVNRANDPKKRYKEVFIGLGSSMSRVYRTEVSPEEYLVYTTEQKERLRVSRAAERFGGDIGKGVAALAGEMKKGKQK, encoded by the coding sequence ATGGAAAGAGAATTGGAAGATATAAGCCCCATCATGGACATAGAAAACGACTGTATACTCAGCAAGCAGGGCGACATCACGCTGGCCTTCAAGGTCGACCTGCCGGAAATATTCACCCTGTCGGATCAAGAGTACGAAACCCTTCATCAGACCTGGGTCAAAGCCTTGAGGATACTGCCCCCGTCTACGGTGTTCCACAAGCAGGACTGGTTTCTGGAGGATGCCTACAGGCCAGAGTTCCAAAAGGCCGGCACAAGTTTCCTGAACCGCAGCAGTGACCTTTTCTTCAACGAAAGGCCCTTTCTGGATCACAGTTGCTACCTGATGCTCACCCGTAAGCCATCCGGCAGGACGGCCTCCAGTTCCCTTTTCTCCGGCCTGCTCAGAAAGTCCATTGTCCCCAGGCAGACCCTTGACAGGGGATTGCTGGAGGATTTCATGGACACCTGTGGGCAGTTCCGCAAAATACTCGAGGACAGCGGGCTTGTCAGCCTGCACCGCATGGGGGACCGGGACCTGAGGAGCGGTCATGACCGGCAGGGGCTTATCGAACGGTACTTCTTCCCTTCCCCAAATGGGGAACGGTCGATGATCGGCGACATACAATTCGGCGGGGGGCTGCAAATCGCCGACCGGCACTGCCAGCTCTACACCCTGGCCGATGCCGGGGACCTACCCTCCGTCTGCGGAAGCCGTACCGACTATGACCGCTACTCCACGGACCGTTCGAGTTTCAGCGTGGGCTTCGCCGCGAACCTAGGCCAGCTCTTGTCCTGCAACCATGTATACAACCAGTACATCTTCATCCAGGAGGCCCGCAGAACGATCCGCAGGCTGGAAAGCAAAAGGTTACGGCTGCAGTCCCTGTCGGCCTACAGCCGTGAAAACCTGATTGCCCGGGATGCGGCCAACGATTTCCTGAACGAGGCACTGGCCCGGCAACGCATGCCCGTCAAGGCCCATTTCAACATCCTGGCCTGGACACGGGACCCCGATGGCATAAAGCCGCTGAAAAACAGGGTTGCCTCCGCCCTTGCCCGGATGGATGCCACCTGCAAAGTGGAAACCCTGGGGGCTCCCCAGATTTTCTGGGCGGGGATACCCGGCAACGCGGGGGATTTTCCCATGAACGACACATTCGACACCTTTGCCCAGCAGGCCTCCTGTTTCCTGAACATGGAAACCGGCTACCGCTCTTCGCTCAGCCCGGTCGGGCTCAGGCTCGGCGACAGGCTGACGGGCAGGCCCATCCATGTCGACATCAGCGACGAACCGCTCGAAAGGGGCATCTGCACAAACCGAAACAAGTTCATACTCGGACCCAGCGGATCGGGAAAGAGCTTCTTCACCAACCACATGCTCAGGAGCTATTACGAGCAGGGGACACATATCGTCCTGGTCGATGTGGGCCACTCCTACAGGGGACTTTGCCAAATGGTGGGCGGGCATTACTTCACCTACAGCGAGGAAGACCCGATCCGGTTCAACCCCTTCCACATTGGCCCGGGGGACAGTCTGGACACCGAAAAGAGGGAAAGCATCAAAACCTTGCTCTTGGCCCTGTGGAAAAAGGACGACGAAGAATTCAAGCGATCGGAGTACGTTGCCCTTTCGAACGCCCTGAACGGCTACTTCGAGCATTTGGGCAAATGCCCGCATGTCCCGGCCTGCTTTGACAGCTTCTACGATTACCTGACAGAAAACTACCTGGGCCTGCTCAGCCGGGACAAAGTGAAGGAAAAGGACTTCGACATCGACAATTTCCTGTACGTGCTCCGGCCCTATTACAAGGGCGGGGAATTCGACTACCTGCTGAACGCAAGGGAAAACCGGGACCTGCTCCACGAACGGTTCATCGTCTTCGAGCTGGACAACATCAAGGACCATCCCATACTTTTCCCCGTGGTGACCATCATCATCATGGAGGTGTTCATCAACAAAATGAGGAAAATGCAGGGCGTACGCAAAATGATCCTGATCGAGGAGGCCTGGAAGGCCCTGATGAAGGAAGGGTTCGCCGAATACATCAAATACCTTTTCAAGACGGTCAGGAAGTTCTTCGGGGAGGCCGTGGTGGTCACCCAAGAGGTGGAGGACATCATTTCCTCCCGGGTGGTCAAACAGGCGATCATCAACAACTCGGACTGCAAGATCCTTCTGGACCAGAGCAAATACCGGAACAAGTTCGACCAAATACAGGAGCTTTTGGGATTGACCGACAAGGAAAGGGCCCTGGTCCTTTCGGTCAACAGGGCCAATGACCCCAAGAAAAGGTACAAGGAGGTTTTCATCGGTCTGGGCAGTTCGATGAGCAGGGTCTACCGCACCGAGGTGAGCCCGGAGGAATACCTGGTCTACACGACGGAACAGAAGGAACGGTTGAGGGTGAGCCGGGCGGCCGAAAGGTTCGGCGGCGACATTGGAAAGGGCGTAGCGGCCCTGGCGGGGGAAATGAAAAAAGGAAAACAAAAATGA
- a CDS encoding DUF4133 domain-containing protein, whose translation MGSAEGRTATSSYTVNKGINRSIEFKGLKAQYIWYLGGGMAVLLVLTTAMYLSGIPSPACMATAAACGTALILLSYRMSRKYGEHGLMKTWASKRIPRAVRCRRREVFLHPGKKTNENRP comes from the coding sequence ATGGGCTCTGCTGAGGGACGCACGGCCACGAGTAGCTACACTGTCAACAAGGGCATCAACCGCAGTATCGAGTTCAAGGGGCTCAAGGCCCAGTACATTTGGTATCTGGGCGGGGGGATGGCGGTTCTGCTGGTGCTCACGACGGCAATGTACCTCTCGGGCATCCCATCACCGGCCTGCATGGCCACCGCGGCCGCATGCGGGACGGCCCTGATCCTGCTCAGCTACAGGATGAGCAGAAAGTACGGAGAACATGGCCTGATGAAGACCTGGGCCTCCAAACGGATTCCACGGGCAGTCCGGTGCCGCCGCAGGGAGGTGTTCCTCCATCCCGGGAAAAAAACAAATGAAAACCGACCGTGA
- a CDS encoding DUF4134 domain-containing protein: MRTRKTVLGSMFLVNSIYGMAQDGLAGINEADQKVRSYFEPGTNLMYAVGAILGLIGAVKVYQKWNSGDQDTGKVAAAWFGSCIFLVVVATVIKSFFGI; this comes from the coding sequence ATGAGAACAAGGAAAACGGTGCTTGGCTCCATGTTTTTGGTGAACAGCATTTACGGCATGGCCCAGGACGGCCTTGCGGGCATCAATGAGGCGGACCAGAAAGTACGCAGCTATTTTGAACCCGGCACGAACCTGATGTATGCGGTGGGGGCCATTCTCGGACTCATCGGAGCCGTAAAAGTGTACCAAAAATGGAACTCCGGGGATCAGGACACGGGCAAGGTGGCCGCCGCATGGTTCGGAAGCTGCATTTTCCTGGTGGTCGTGGCCACGGTCATAAAGTCCTTCTTCGGTATATAG
- a CDS encoding sigma-70 family RNA polymerase sigma factor, whose amino-acid sequence MDIRTSEGFEEAYRLYSGLIFGLCIQKVPCAEDAEEIVQELFRSVWERRHEIGDQGDIGHYLMKSAKYRLIDFYRKRERERKVFVKQDIPAEGRAPSLVEERLVFAELKAKAMQVLRELPLRTREIFLLSRRHGLTNKQIAHRVNMSEKSVEYHMKKALDGMKLKLSK is encoded by the coding sequence TTGGACATCAGAACATCAGAAGGGTTTGAGGAAGCGTATCGCCTTTATTCGGGCCTGATCTTTGGTCTTTGCATTCAAAAGGTGCCCTGTGCCGAAGATGCCGAGGAGATCGTTCAGGAGCTGTTTCGCAGTGTCTGGGAAAGACGCCATGAAATTGGGGACCAGGGGGATATCGGGCATTACCTGATGAAATCGGCGAAATACAGGTTGATCGACTTTTACAGGAAAAGGGAGCGTGAAAGAAAGGTTTTTGTCAAGCAGGATATCCCCGCGGAAGGAAGGGCCCCTTCGCTTGTCGAAGAGCGGCTGGTTTTTGCCGAGCTGAAGGCAAAGGCCATGCAGGTCCTGAGGGAATTGCCCTTGCGGACGCGGGAGATTTTTTTGTTGAGCCGGAGGCATGGACTGACCAACAAGCAAATTGCCCACAGGGTAAACATGAGTGAAAAGTCCGTGGAATACCATATGAAAAAGGCTTTGGACGGCATGAAGCTGAAATTGTCGAAATAA